One Phaseolus vulgaris cultivar G19833 chromosome 2, P. vulgaris v2.0, whole genome shotgun sequence DNA window includes the following coding sequences:
- the LOC137810486 gene encoding large ribosomal subunit protein eL15z-like yields the protein MGAYKYVSELWRKKQSDVMRFLQRVRCWEYRQQPSIVRLTRPTRPDKARRLGYKAKQGYVVYRVRVRRGGRKRPVPKGIVYGKPTNQGVTQLKFQRSKRSVAEERAGRKLGGLRVLNSYWVNEDSTYKYFEVVLVDVAHAAIRNDPRINWLCNPVHKHRELRGLTSAGKSNRGLRGRGHLYHKARPSRRATWKRNNTLSLRRYR from the exons ATGG GTGCctacaagtatgtttcagagcTATGGCGCAAGAAGCAGTCTGATGTGATGCGCTTTTTGCAGCGGGTTAGGTGCTGGGAGTACAGGCAGCAGCCTTCCATTGTTCGTTTGACAAGGCCAACCCGCCCTGACAAGGCTCGTCGCTTGGGCTATAAGGCTAAGCAG GGTTACGTGGTGTACCGTGTGCGTGTACGTAGGGGTGGCAGAAAGAGACCAGTTCCCAAAGGTATTGTTTATGGTAAGCCAACAAACCAGGGTgttactcaattaaaattccaGCGTAGCAAGAGATCTGTTGCGGAGGAGCGAGCTGGACGGAAGCTGGGTGGACTTAGGGTCCTTAACTCTTACTGGGTGAACGAG GACTCGACTTACAAGTACTTCGAGGTAGTTCTGGTGGATGTTGCTCATGCTGCTATTAGGAATGATCCCAGAATCAATTGGCTTTGCAATCCAGTGCATAAGCACAGGGAGCTGCGTGGGCTCACCTCTGCTGGGAAGAGCAACAGGGGTTTACGTGGCAGAGGACATCTTTATCACAAGGCTCGTCCATCCCGCAGGGCAACCTGGAAGAGGAACAACACCCTGTCGCTTCGCCGATACCGTTAA